TATGGCATGAAACATAATCATAATCCAGATATTTATGACAATCTTTTAAGTGAATATTTGCCCATTTTAGTTTTCTAATTTTTGCTTGATTTGTTCGTGAAAAAATAAAATTAAAATAAATCTCATATTCAGACATACACGAGCCAAATACCTCTTTTTGATCAATACACCTACAAATAGCTTTCCAAGGATCAATTTTGTGATTATTTACTATTGCTCCAAACAAATCAAGAATAACTTCTCTATTGAAAATCATATGATGTGAAACGCCAGAATGCTGGGAAAATACTTTTTTAAAATTAGGTAATAAACGAGATCCATGATGAAAATAAGGCTCATGATATTCAGTTCCTACATTAAATAAAGGATTTTCATGAGTATCCTGAAATGATACGGGTTTTAAAAATATTGTGTCTGCATCTACAATGAGAACATTTTCGGATATCTCTGGAATAATTATGGGGGCATATAATTTAATAAATTGTTGAAATATCCATCCAATTCTTGTTTTTTTTGATTTTAAAAATTCAAATGCTTTTTTTTCATTTCCAAATATTTCAAGGGCAATTAATTCTTTGTTAAAAGGAAAGTCAGTTTCATTAAACCATTCTGCTTTTTCAGTAAATTTCTTTGATGAAACTGTAATAATTCTTCGAACTCCTTCAATGTTATTACGGGCTCCTTCTATGACCATGTTTAAGGTAGGAAGGTCTTTTTCATGTACTGGTATAACAACATCAATTGGCCCCTTGCTAAAAAAATATGCAGTCGTATTAGTATTAACTATGAACCCAAATAAAATTAAATATAAATAAAAAAAATTGTATTTATTGGCAATTTTTGAATAGTCCATTATTACTCACTTATAAAATACTCTTCTTTATTCAGCTGCTATAATTTTCAGGGATATATGCGACCATGATATTATTTGGATATTCGCCATGATCACCACCATCGATATAAGTAATAATATATAAAGGATTTATTTCTTTTATTTTTTCAATTATTTGCTCTTTAGTAATAAAATCAAAGAGTAGCATATTACAACAATGCATATCATCAATAAGTATAGTATGCGTTTTTATATGATGCTGCTTAATCTGTTCTAATTCTTCAAGTAGAGGCGTATTTTTTTTTTGCTGAGGATCCGGCCATCCATTATGTCCATCAAGCCAGAATGTTATAGGTTCTTGAATATTTCTAATAACATTTAATAAGATCTTTCCTGAATCTCCATGCCAAATATGTACATTCGAATTTTGTTTGAATTTTTTTTTGGCTTCACTAAAAAACTTTTCATTAATTTCAATTGAGTGAATTTCCCTAAACCCTGCTCTTAACGCAAAACGAATCCCATCACCAGAAAACGTACCAGTTTCTACAAAATATTTATTTGGAAATGCTTCAAACCCTTCAGGTCCCATGTTTGCAGTAATAAGACTAAAAGATAGTAAGAAAAATAAATAAATCATCATGCTCCTTTAAATTTTAAGAATACTTTAAAAAGTTTAACTACTGATTGTTTAAAAAATCAACATTTTTAACCTCCTAATAAGGTAATTTCATCGATAATGGGCTTCCATTGATTATTTATTTGTTCCCAGTGACCTTTTTGGGGAGAAATCTCTAACATATATTTTGCAATTTTTGCTGCTACATATGAAAAATTCGATTGAGGCCGAATTAAACAATCAAATTTAGTCATAGCAAAAAAATCTTCTAATAATGTTACTTTTTTTTCTCTACAAGAAAATTTTACGTTTTTATAATTTTCAAATTTTTTTTTAAAATATTCTGTTAATATTTGAGGATTTTCATCATCGGTAAAAATATATATGTATAGCTTGAAATCTTGAAATAAATGAATACAATATATTATTTGCTTAATATAAAATGA
The genomic region above belongs to Candidatus Babeliales bacterium and contains:
- a CDS encoding DUF6492 family protein codes for the protein MDYSKIANKYNFFYLYLILFGFIVNTNTTAYFFSKGPIDVVIPVHEKDLPTLNMVIEGARNNIEGVRRIITVSSKKFTEKAEWFNETDFPFNKELIALEIFGNEKKAFEFLKSKKTRIGWIFQQFIKLYAPIIIPEISENVLIVDADTIFLKPVSFQDTHENPLFNVGTEYHEPYFHHGSRLLPNFKKVFSQHSGVSHHMIFNREVILDLFGAIVNNHKIDPWKAICRCIDQKEVFGSCMSEYEIYFNFIFSRTNQAKIRKLKWANIHLKDCHKYLDYDYVSCHSYLKE